Part of the Shewanella eurypsychrophilus genome is shown below.
CGCCTTGTCAATTTCATCTTGCTGACGTTGAATATAGCCAGAATATTTTACTTGGATCTGTACCTGTTCGGCAGCACGTTGATCCTCAATTCCAGGACCAAAACCTTCGAGTGACATCAATTTAGGATAATCCATTTCCGGACGACGTAGCAGATCTTCAAAAGTCGCTTCTCGTGAGATAGGCGTATTCAACTCAGGGTTTAATACATCGAGTAACGGTGAATTTGGGTGAACCCATAGGCTTCTCAATCGTTGCAGTTCTAATTCGATAGACTCACGTTTCTGATTGAACTGGCTCCAACGATTTTCATCGACTAAACCAAGCTCATGACCTTTTTCAGTTAAACGCAGATCGGCATTATCTTCACGCAGCAACAAACGATATTCGGCACGGCTGGTAAACATACGATAGGGTTCTTTAGTTCCTAAAGTTGAAAGGTCATCAACCAATACACCTAGATAAGCCTGATCACGGCGTGGACACCAGGTTTCTTTCTGCTGAACTTGCAATGAAGCATTCATTCCGGCTAATAAGCCTTGAGCACCAGCTTCTTCGTAACCAGTAGTCCCATTGATCTGTCCGGCGAAAAATAATCCATTGATCGTTTTAGTCTCTAGCGAATTTTTCAGATCTCGTGGATCAAAGTAATCATATTCGATGGCATAGCCTGGCCTAATGATCTGCGCATTCTCCATGCCTTGAATCGATCTCACTAAATTGAGCTGAACATCGAAAGGTAAGCTTGTGGAAATACCATTAGGATAGATTTCATTAGTATTTAATCCTTCTGGCTCGATAAATATCTGATGTGAAGATTTATCGGCAAAACGATTGATCTTATCTTCGATAGAAGGGCAGTAACGTGGACCGACACCTTCAATCACTCCTGAATACATAGGACTGCGATCTAAACCGCCACGAATAATGTCATGAGTACGCTCATTGGTATGAGTCACATAACAAGAAATTTGGCGAGGATGATCTTTAACATCACCGATAAACGACATCACAGGTAAAGGCGTATCACCTTTCTGTTCAGTCATCAGATCGAAATTTATGGTATTGGCATCGATTCTTGGTGGTGTACCAGTCTTTAAACGACCGATCCGGATCGGTAATTCTCTTAAGCGATCTGCAAGTGCGATCGATGGGGGATCACCAGCGCGTCCACCGCTGTAATTTTGTAATCCAATATGGATTTTACCACTAAGGAAAGTCCCAGCAGTTAACACCACTGCAGGGGCTTCAAAAGCGAGTCCCATCTGAGTAACGACACCAGTGACACGACCATTTTCAACAATCAGATCGTCTACAGCCTGTTGGAAAAGTCTTAAATTGGGCTGGTTTTGTAGTATTTGTTGGATCTTGGCTCTGTACAGGGTTCTATCGGCCTGAGCACGAGTGGCTCTCACTGCTGGGCCCTTGCTTGAATTTAAGGTTCTAAATTGAATTCCTGCAAAATCAGTCGCTGTCGCCATTGCACCGCCAAGTGCATCGATCTCTTTTACCAGATGTCCTTTACCGATCCCACCAATCGCTGGATTACAGGACATCTGTCCTAACGTATCAATGTTGTGTGTCAGCAACAGGGTCTTAGATCCCATTCTAGCAGCGGCCAAAGCTGCTTCCGTTCCGGCATGACCACCACCAACAACAATTACATCAAACCGTTCATGAAAATGCATTACAAAACCTTAAATTAAAACTGACGTCGATAAAGATCTACTGTGAATTTGAGATGCGCATTTTAGCACCTGAATGACAGAAGGTGAATGATCATTTTAGCTCGAAAGATCGCAAGTGGATCTGCTTAATAGATCTTAAGATCTTTATATAGATCCTTATTATGTTTATTATTAAGGGAGCTATTTTCTGTGGGTAACCGTTTTTTCTCTTTTATTATCATGAGTTAATCGCGATCGAAACTTGTGATCTAATCTAGATCAAACTGGCTTAAGCTTGTGGGTAGATCGGCTACTTATCCACAGGGGCGATCATTGACCAGATCGGACCTTGAATAATACAGAGGTTGATCAGAAGAAAATAATAGGTTATCCACAGATTTATCATTTTAGATCGTAATATGTGGATAACAACGATCTAAATTGTGAATAGATCCTTTTGTTATCCTTTTAAATGATCTTAAAGTTGATCTTGCCATTGTGCTAACCAAGCTAACGCGGGATCTTCTGGGGTATGATCGTACTGTACATCGATCTGGATCTTATCCACATAGACTTTTGCTTGGCATTCTTCTAATACTTGCGCTAATTTTTCGGGTCCTTGACAGAAAGTGTCGTAACTCGAGTCACCGATCGCACAGATGGCATATTTTGTATCACTGAGATCCGGTTTTTGGATCGATATTTCATCAAAAAATGGCACTATATTGTCCGGAAGATCGCCAGCGCCATGTGTAGAAGAGACGATCAACCACAATGATTTAGGGTCTAGATCGGCAAGTTTTGGGGTCATATGTACGATGTTTTCATGTCCTAATCCGCTTAGAACTGTCGAAAATTCGTCTGCAACGTACTCCGCATTCCCTAAAGTTGTGCCCACTAGAATGTCTATTTTTGACATGTTTATTCCTTATTTAGCCTAAATATTCAGTACAAAATAGCTATTTTTAGCCTCATTTTGCTCTGATTAGAGCTTATTACTGGCTTAAATGATTGAGTATCTGCTGTACATATTAAGTGAAAAACCGACTTGGATCTTGTGACTTAATAGGATTTACATCAGAATTTTGATAGATAAAGCCTAGGATCTAGACCTAATAAGCTTCAGTTTTGGCTGGTTTTGTCGCAAAAAGTAAGTCGTTAGCCTTAGCTATCTCTTTGGCCGCACCAAGGCCGGTATCGTTACTGGAAGTTATTTTGCTCCTATCTAACACCATATTTATTTTAAAAACGCATTATTAATATGATTATATCAAGTCTTTGCCTGCTCTATTAATCCTTATCACAGCTAGTTATCCGCTCTTTTTCACACATTAGCGAATGATGAATCACTGCTATACTTGAGTTATTGACTCGGGTACTTTTCATTGTTTGTAATACCAACTATAGGTGTAGCTCAATCGTTTCTGACAAGCGTGAAAAGATCTATTGTGAGGGTAAGAGCATGTTAAGGCATTACTTTATATCTAATGATCTTGATGATCTGGAGAAGGTGGAGCAGGAACTTGAAGCTGAAGGGATCACAGAGCCACAAATTCATGTATTAAGTGAAAAAGATGCTGACGTTGAAAATCACCATCTACACGAAGTAGAGCCCGTGCTGAAACTCGACGTGGTTCATTCAACCGAAGTAGGCGCTGTGATAGGTTTAGTGGTTGCTTCGGCCACACTGATGATTGCCTACCAGATGGGTTGGACCACAAGTGAAGCGGGTTGGTTACCATTCATTTTTCTGGCAATAGTCATACTTGGTTTTTGTACCTGGGAAGGCGGTTTCATCGGTATTCAAAGAAACAATATTCATTTTGAACGCTTTCAAGAGCTACTACATAAAGGTAAACATGTGTTATTTGTCGATGTCGATGCTAATCAGGAGCCTGTATTTTCCAGAGTTGTTAATGCTCATCCAAAGCTAGAACCCGCGGGTTTAGGAGAAGCAACACCGCACTGGGTGGTTCGTTGGCAGGATAAATTTCATATTTTCATGAAGACTATGCCTTAGTAAAGAGAGCTAAAATCTAAGCTGGTTTTATGTTGTAACTGCAATTTTTTTTGACGTTATTAAGCGCCTGTCAGGCGCTTTTTTATTGCTGATGTTTAGCCCTAGATCAGGAGAGATCTTCATTTATAGTCTATGGTATTAAGTAGTCAGAAAAACGTTTTATCTCGTTATTTTAAGTGTGGGCACTCTAGAGTTCAGCTGCTTTAAGTGTTTACTTTCTTATAGGGATGGGTGGTATGGCTATCGCGGTCGTTATCCTGCTATTAGTACTCGTATCAGTAATATTTCATTTCGCTAGCCCTTGGTGGTTTACACCAATAGCGTCAAATTGGACTGCCATCGACGACACCATTAGCATCACCTTTTGGATCACAGGTATTGTGTTTATTTTGGTCAATGCCTTTCTTGCCTTCTGTGTTTTCCGCTTTCGATTCAAAAAAAATCATCGTGCTGACTATGAACCTGAAAATAAAAAATTAGAGGTGTGGCTGACGGTCATCACGACTATAGGAGTCGCTGCTATGTTAGCGCCTGGCTTAGTCGTGTGGGGGCAATTTGTGACAGTTCCGGAAAATGCCAAGATATTTGAAGTTGTTGGTCAGCAGTGGCACTGGAGTTATCGGTTGCCCGGCAAAGATGGTGTATTAGGCCAAAGTGCGGTTGAGTTAATTAGTGAAACTAATCCCTTTGGCCTTAACCCAGATGATTTAAATGCCCATGACGACATATTGATCCCCAGTAATGTGATGCATATAGTTATCGATCAACCGGTAAAAGTCATGCTGAGATCGAAAGATGTATTGCATAACTTTGCCGTGCCACAGTTTAGGGTGAAGATGGATCTGGTGCCAGGGATCGAGACCTTTCTCTGGTTTACACCAACACGACTTGGTCGTTTCGAGATGTTATGTGAAGAGTTGTGTGGCATGGCTCATTACACTATGCGTGGTCAGATTGTGGTGGACACGGCCCAAGACTATCAAGCTTGGCTGGATAAACAGTTCACCTTCAGAGAGTCACTCGATGCACCAGCGGGGGATCTGCAGTTAGGTCAAAGTTTATATGCCAGCTGCGCCGTCTGTCATGGCAATAATGCACAGGGCAATGAAACGCTCAATGCACCTATGCTAGCGGGGCAGTCTGCTTGGTATTTAACCCGGCAGTTACACTATTATCAGAACAAGATTCGTGGCAGCAACCAGCAAGATACATATGGCCAGCAAATGTCTGCTATGGCCAATACCTTAGTCGATGCTAAAGCGATAAAAGATGTCACGGCTTATATTGCATCATTGCCAGCTCTGGCTATCTTTCCTGCCTCGGTGAATAACGACTCTCTGGCTCGATCCATAGAGAGTGGTCAGCGGCTATTTACCAATTGTGCCTATTGCCATGGTGATAATGCCGAGGGGAGGTTTGCCCTCAATGCGCCAAGACTTGCGGGACAACACGCTTGGTACTTAAAGCGTCAATTACAACATTATCGAGCTAGCATCCGTGGTTCTCACCGTGAAGACATCTACGGTAGTCAGATGCTGTTAATGTCCCGTTTATTACAAAATGAGCAAGCCATAGATGATGTGATTGCCTATATAAGTCGATTAACGCCATCTTTAGCGAAACAAACTAAAAAAGTGCAACCAGAAAAAGTGCTAGGGCTAGATCATAAACAACAGGAGGTGAGCCAATGAGTTTCACTGCCATTGCCGATCAAACCGATAATTCTCACCATCCGACTAGTTTCGTTACTAAGTATATCTGGAGCCAAGATCACAAGGTGATCGCAATTCAGTACTCTATCACCGCCATTTTTGTCGGTCTAGTTGCTTTAGTTTTATCGGGGATGATGCGGTTACAGCTTGGGTTTCCTGATAGCTTTTCCTTTATAGAACCCAGTAGTTACCTGCAGTTTGTCACTATGCACGGCATGATCATGGTTATCTATCTTCTTACCGCTTTGTTGTTAGGTGGGTTTGGTAATTATTTGATCCCCTTAATGATTGGTGCGCGTGACATGGTGTTTCCCTATCTTAATATGTTGAGCTACTGGACTTATCTTCTTGCAGTCATTGTATTGTTAGCTAGCTTCTTCGTTCCCGGTGGGCCGACAGGGGCTGGTTGGACTCTATATCCGCCGCAAACTATTTTACCTGGTACGCCAGGAAGTGATGGTGGCATTATCTTAATGTTGGTATCGCTGGCAATATTTATCGTCGCCTTCACCATGGGGGGCCTCAATTATGTCACCACCATATTGCAGGCTCGCGCCAAAGGCATGACTCTGATGCGTATGCCATTGACTATTTGGGGAATATTTATCGCCACCATCTTAGGCCTGTTGGCATTTCCAGCCTTGTTGGTGAGTGCCATTATGATGATGTTAGATAAGTTGGTGGGAACCAGCTTCTTTATGCCTGCTATTTTGTCTTTAGGTCAGCCCTTAGATTATACCGGCGGCAGTCCGGTGCTATTCCAACACCTATTCTGGTTTTTCGGTCATCCGGAAGTCTATATTGTGGCACTGCCTGCTTTTGGCATGGTATCTGATGTTATTGCGACTCATGCGAGAAAAAATATCTTCGGCTACCGCATGATGGTTTGGGCCATAGTAGCCATAGGAGGCTTGAGTTTTGTAGTCTGGGCCCACCACATGTATGTCAGTGGTATGAATCCTTATTTTGGATTTTTCTTTGCCACAACCACCTTAATAATCGCGATACCTACAGCGCTGAAAGTGTATAACTGGGTACTGACATTATGGCGCGGTAATATTCATATGACAGTACCTATGATGTTTGCCATCGGCTTTATTTTTACCTTTACTCACGGTGGATTAACCGGGCTGTTTCTGGGAAATGTGGTGGTCGACTTACCTCTGTCGGATACCTATTTTGTGGTGGCACATTTTCATATGGTGATGGGGGTTTCACCTATTATGGTGCTGTTCGCCGCCATCTATCATTGGTTTCCTAAAGTAACGGGTCGTTATCTCAACTCAGGTTTAGGTAAGTTTCATTTCTGGATGACCTTTCTTGGGACTTACTCTATCTATCTGCCCATGCACTATCTGGGCTTTCTTGGGGTGCCACGGAGATACTTTGCTATGGGGCCAACCGAGTTCATTCCCGAGTCGGCTCAATCTCTGAATGCAGGCATTACCATATCGGCGCTGATTGTCGGCGTGGTGCAACTGATATTCCTGTTCAACATTATCTGGAGCACATTTAAGGGGAAATTGGCTGGGCCTAACCCTTGGAATGCCACTACGCTGGAGTGGCAAACTGAACACACGCCACCAAAACATGGTAATTGGGGCAAGGCTAATCCTGTGGTTTACAGGTGGGCTTATGATTATAGCGTTCCTGGAGTAAAAGAGGACTTCATCCCGCAAAATGTATCGCCAGGCGATGTTGTGATGCAAACAGAATTGCCTGATGAAGATATAAAGCCAAGGCAGATGAATAAGGAAGCCGAGTGATGAATATTCTCAAACAGCTTACTGAAAAGCCTTGGTTAGCACAGCCTGCAGGGGTCATTGATAAAGCCCTCGTTGAATATCAGCCTGGCTCACCGGGTAAGACGGCTTTGTTATTTTTTATTGCTGTGGTCACCGTGATTTTCTTTCTGTTTACGGTCACTTATTTATCACGTTCTCAGTATGCCGACTTTCAGGCTCTGGGGGGCGAACCTTGGTCACCTCTGTATCAACCTATGTGGTTATGGATGAATACGGTTTGGTTATTTATGGCTAGTCTATGTCTGCAGCTTAGCGCTACACAGGCTAAAAAACAGCAGCTAAATAGCTTACTCATGTTGTTAACTGCGAGTGTTCTCTGTTCTCTGTTGTTTTTATTTGGTCAATGGAGTGTCTGGCAACAACTGAGCTCGCAAGGATTTATGATTAACTCTAATCCCGCCAATAGTTACTTTTACCTGCTTACAGCTATTCATGGTTTGCATCTATTTGGTGGCTTGTTTGCCTTGGCTAGGGTCGTGGTAATTTTTGCAGGTAAAACTCAACTAGAGACACTAAATAAAAGCCTAAAGCTATGTGCTTGGTATTGGCATTATTTATTCCTGGTTTGGTTATTCCTTTTTACGCTTTTAACTGCTTCGCCCAGTACCTATAACACTATCGCAGCCTGGTGTGGCTTGTAGGAGACGGCAATATGAGTGTCGAAGATAAACCCACAAACAGATCCACAAAAAACGCTACCCATGCCGATCCGGATAATTGGCAAGGTGCTGTGAGCGATTGGGGAGGAGATAAACAGGTTTTCAATATGCCTTGGGGTAAGTTGATGATGTGGTTGTTCCTGCTCAGTGATACCTTTATTTTTAGCGTTTTTTTGGTCGGCTATATGAATGTGCGAATGTCCAGTATGGATGCTTGGCCTCTCACCAGTGAAGTATTTGCCCTAACGATTGCCGGACATCATATTCCCCTAGTGCTTATAGCCATCATGACATTTATTCTGATCACTAGTAGCGGCACCATGGCGATGGCTGT
Proteins encoded:
- a CDS encoding cytochrome c oxidase subunit 3; protein product: MNILKQLTEKPWLAQPAGVIDKALVEYQPGSPGKTALLFFIAVVTVIFFLFTVTYLSRSQYADFQALGGEPWSPLYQPMWLWMNTVWLFMASLCLQLSATQAKKQQLNSLLMLLTASVLCSLLFLFGQWSVWQQLSSQGFMINSNPANSYFYLLTAIHGLHLFGGLFALARVVVIFAGKTQLETLNKSLKLCAWYWHYLFLVWLFLFTLLTASPSTYNTIAAWCGL
- a CDS encoding cytochrome c oxidase subunit I, producing MSFTAIADQTDNSHHPTSFVTKYIWSQDHKVIAIQYSITAIFVGLVALVLSGMMRLQLGFPDSFSFIEPSSYLQFVTMHGMIMVIYLLTALLLGGFGNYLIPLMIGARDMVFPYLNMLSYWTYLLAVIVLLASFFVPGGPTGAGWTLYPPQTILPGTPGSDGGIILMLVSLAIFIVAFTMGGLNYVTTILQARAKGMTLMRMPLTIWGIFIATILGLLAFPALLVSAIMMMLDKLVGTSFFMPAILSLGQPLDYTGGSPVLFQHLFWFFGHPEVYIVALPAFGMVSDVIATHARKNIFGYRMMVWAIVAIGGLSFVVWAHHMYVSGMNPYFGFFFATTTLIIAIPTALKVYNWVLTLWRGNIHMTVPMMFAIGFIFTFTHGGLTGLFLGNVVVDLPLSDTYFVVAHFHMVMGVSPIMVLFAAIYHWFPKVTGRYLNSGLGKFHFWMTFLGTYSIYLPMHYLGFLGVPRRYFAMGPTEFIPESAQSLNAGITISALIVGVVQLIFLFNIIWSTFKGKLAGPNPWNATTLEWQTEHTPPKHGNWGKANPVVYRWAYDYSVPGVKEDFIPQNVSPGDVVMQTELPDEDIKPRQMNKEAE
- a CDS encoding NAD/FAD-utilizing enzyme, whose amino-acid sequence is MLRHYFISNDLDDLEKVEQELEAEGITEPQIHVLSEKDADVENHHLHEVEPVLKLDVVHSTEVGAVIGLVVASATLMIAYQMGWTTSEAGWLPFIFLAIVILGFCTWEGGFIGIQRNNIHFERFQELLHKGKHVLFVDVDANQEPVFSRVVNAHPKLEPAGLGEATPHWVVRWQDKFHIFMKTMP
- the mioC gene encoding FMN-binding protein MioC, giving the protein MSKIDILVGTTLGNAEYVADEFSTVLSGLGHENIVHMTPKLADLDPKSLWLIVSSTHGAGDLPDNIVPFFDEISIQKPDLSDTKYAICAIGDSSYDTFCQGPEKLAQVLEECQAKVYVDKIQIDVQYDHTPEDPALAWLAQWQDQL
- a CDS encoding c-type cytochrome is translated as MAIAVVILLLVLVSVIFHFASPWWFTPIASNWTAIDDTISITFWITGIVFILVNAFLAFCVFRFRFKKNHRADYEPENKKLEVWLTVITTIGVAAMLAPGLVVWGQFVTVPENAKIFEVVGQQWHWSYRLPGKDGVLGQSAVELISETNPFGLNPDDLNAHDDILIPSNVMHIVIDQPVKVMLRSKDVLHNFAVPQFRVKMDLVPGIETFLWFTPTRLGRFEMLCEELCGMAHYTMRGQIVVDTAQDYQAWLDKQFTFRESLDAPAGDLQLGQSLYASCAVCHGNNAQGNETLNAPMLAGQSAWYLTRQLHYYQNKIRGSNQQDTYGQQMSAMANTLVDAKAIKDVTAYIASLPALAIFPASVNNDSLARSIESGQRLFTNCAYCHGDNAEGRFALNAPRLAGQHAWYLKRQLQHYRASIRGSHREDIYGSQMLLMSRLLQNEQAIDDVIAYISRLTPSLAKQTKKVQPEKVLGLDHKQQEVSQ
- the mnmG gene encoding tRNA uridine-5-carboxymethylaminomethyl(34) synthesis enzyme MnmG; protein product: MHFHERFDVIVVGGGHAGTEAALAAARMGSKTLLLTHNIDTLGQMSCNPAIGGIGKGHLVKEIDALGGAMATATDFAGIQFRTLNSSKGPAVRATRAQADRTLYRAKIQQILQNQPNLRLFQQAVDDLIVENGRVTGVVTQMGLAFEAPAVVLTAGTFLSGKIHIGLQNYSGGRAGDPPSIALADRLRELPIRIGRLKTGTPPRIDANTINFDLMTEQKGDTPLPVMSFIGDVKDHPRQISCYVTHTNERTHDIIRGGLDRSPMYSGVIEGVGPRYCPSIEDKINRFADKSSHQIFIEPEGLNTNEIYPNGISTSLPFDVQLNLVRSIQGMENAQIIRPGYAIEYDYFDPRDLKNSLETKTINGLFFAGQINGTTGYEEAGAQGLLAGMNASLQVQQKETWCPRRDQAYLGVLVDDLSTLGTKEPYRMFTSRAEYRLLLREDNADLRLTEKGHELGLVDENRWSQFNQKRESIELELQRLRSLWVHPNSPLLDVLNPELNTPISREATFEDLLRRPEMDYPKLMSLEGFGPGIEDQRAAEQVQIQVKYSGYIQRQQDEIDKALKHETTGLPLDLDYQEVPGLSNEVIAKMNEHKPETIGQASRIPGMTPAAISILLVHLKRRGLLRRKAS